One window of Sporocytophaga myxococcoides DSM 11118 genomic DNA carries:
- a CDS encoding leucyl aminopeptidase family protein: MIRLKFEGNISEKENLAILAESIAEVKKYLTKAEEIEYVEKRMETTSIVAVNQLYRNVYIINFSKAFDYCEKEKLRKTGAELCSLLKKEKLKTIQITGSFYEGLLALTEGLALSAYNFNKYKSVASTSFPENIHIYSEGLKETDILNLQNLIEGVFHTRNLVNEPVNFLTAEQFAEEFKFLGKEAGFKVEIFDKQKITDLKMGGLLSVNLGSPNPPTFIISEYKPANAINTRPYVLIGKGVVYDTGGLSLKPTPNSMDLMKSDMAGGAAVAGILYSIAKSKLPLYIIGLVPATENRPDGNAMTPGDVIKMYDGTTVEVLNTDAEGRLILADALAYAAQYDPLFVADLATLTGAAARAIGKEGIVYMGTAKQDYKTMLEDSGRAVYERLVEFPLWEEYGKQLQSDIADLKNIGSGDAGAITAGKFMQHFVKYDWVHLDIAGSAFLTSEDSYRGKNATGAGVRLFYDFFKKISQQN; encoded by the coding sequence ATGATTCGGTTAAAATTTGAAGGAAACATTTCTGAAAAAGAAAATCTGGCTATTCTGGCAGAATCAATCGCTGAAGTAAAAAAATACCTTACTAAGGCCGAGGAAATTGAGTATGTTGAAAAAAGGATGGAAACAACTTCCATAGTAGCTGTTAATCAACTCTATAGAAACGTCTATATAATTAATTTCAGCAAGGCTTTTGATTATTGCGAAAAAGAAAAACTAAGAAAGACTGGAGCGGAATTATGCTCCTTGCTAAAGAAAGAAAAACTAAAAACAATACAGATCACGGGCTCTTTCTATGAAGGCTTGCTTGCCTTAACGGAAGGTCTGGCCTTAAGTGCTTATAATTTCAACAAATATAAATCTGTAGCGTCTACCTCCTTTCCTGAAAATATCCATATCTATTCTGAAGGTTTGAAAGAAACTGACATTCTGAATTTGCAAAATCTAATAGAAGGAGTTTTCCACACAAGAAACCTTGTCAATGAACCTGTCAATTTTCTAACAGCAGAGCAATTTGCGGAGGAATTTAAATTTTTGGGCAAAGAAGCAGGATTTAAAGTTGAAATATTTGACAAACAAAAAATTACAGATTTAAAAATGGGAGGCTTATTAAGTGTTAACTTAGGCAGCCCTAACCCACCCACATTTATTATATCCGAATACAAACCTGCAAACGCAATCAATACCAGGCCTTATGTCCTTATCGGCAAAGGCGTTGTTTATGACACTGGAGGATTATCGCTGAAACCAACGCCAAATTCAATGGACCTCATGAAGTCTGACATGGCTGGTGGTGCGGCAGTTGCAGGAATTTTATACTCTATTGCCAAGAGTAAACTTCCGTTATATATTATAGGCCTGGTCCCTGCTACTGAAAATCGCCCCGATGGCAATGCTATGACTCCTGGAGATGTTATTAAGATGTATGATGGTACTACAGTCGAAGTTTTGAACACTGATGCAGAAGGCAGACTAATATTGGCTGATGCACTAGCCTATGCAGCACAATATGATCCACTTTTCGTGGCAGATCTCGCAACACTTACCGGAGCAGCTGCGAGAGCAATCGGGAAAGAAGGGATCGTATATATGGGAACGGCAAAACAAGATTATAAAACCATGCTGGAAGATTCTGGCAGAGCTGTTTACGAGCGACTGGTAGAATTTCCACTTTGGGAAGAGTATGGAAAGCAATTACAATCTGATATAGCTGATTTAAAAAATATAGGATCCGGAGATGCCGGAGCTATTACTGCGGGGAAATTCATGCAACATTTCGTAAAATATGACTGGGTACACCTGGATATTGCGGGTAGCGCATTTTTAACCTCTGAAGATAGCTATAGAGGAAAAAACGCCACCGGCGCAGGCGTTCGGTTATTTTATGATTTCTTCAAAAAAATAAGTCAACAAAACTAA
- the rsmA gene encoding 16S rRNA (adenine(1518)-N(6)/adenine(1519)-N(6))-dimethyltransferase RsmA: MKSVKPKKFLGQHFLNDLSIAKDIVDGLSGYKGYTKVLEIGPGMGVLTDFLLQEKKYSLYVSEIDKESVQYLKVKYPELTDNIIEGDFLRLPLEKYFEGQFAIIGNFPYNISSQIFFKVLDYKEQIVEVVGMLQKEVAKRLTSGPGNKDYGILSVLLQAYYDMEYLFTVDEHVFNPPPKVKSGVIRIRRNERTSMPCSDEDFKKIVKQSFSSRRKTLRNALKSLNLPESIVANPIMEKRAEQLSVEDFINLTCMIIKE, encoded by the coding sequence ATGAAATCTGTAAAACCTAAAAAATTTCTTGGTCAGCATTTTCTTAATGACCTGAGCATTGCTAAAGATATTGTAGACGGACTGTCTGGTTATAAGGGATATACCAAAGTTCTGGAGATTGGTCCCGGAATGGGAGTGCTGACTGATTTTTTATTACAGGAAAAAAAATACTCTTTGTATGTAAGTGAGATAGATAAGGAGTCTGTTCAGTATTTGAAAGTAAAATATCCTGAATTAACTGATAATATCATTGAAGGCGATTTTTTGAGACTGCCTTTGGAAAAATATTTTGAAGGTCAATTCGCCATTATAGGAAATTTTCCATATAACATTTCTTCTCAAATCTTTTTTAAAGTTCTGGATTACAAAGAACAGATTGTGGAAGTAGTAGGGATGCTTCAGAAAGAAGTTGCAAAAAGGTTAACTTCTGGTCCGGGGAATAAAGATTATGGAATTCTCAGTGTATTGCTGCAAGCATACTATGACATGGAATATTTATTTACTGTTGATGAACATGTGTTTAATCCGCCTCCAAAAGTTAAATCTGGTGTAATTAGGATTCGTCGTAATGAACGTACTTCAATGCCATGTTCTGATGAAGACTTTAAAAAAATAGTCAAACAAAGTTTCAGTAGCAGAAGGAAGACCTTGAGAAATGCCTTAAAAAGTCTAAATTTGCCGGAATCTATAGTTGCCAATCCTATCATGGAGAAGCGTGCAGAACAGTTATCCGTAGAGGATTTTATTAATCTAACCTGTATGATAATCAAAGAGTAG
- the mgtE gene encoding magnesium transporter → MQFELTEEYLDSFIQAVDARKNSWIREQLDELHPQDISSVVHELDPDHSTYVIKLLENETGAQVIRELDSDYRKKLLKEFTPDEIGAYISFIDSDDAVDIINELPVKTKEEVISLVDNKEKADHIRDLIHYDEDCAGGLMAKELIRANLNWTVTQCIEEIRRQSRNVSRIYSVYVVDNLDKLLGIVSLKKMLLADDHTLIADIYEPEIIAVETFISAEEVSQIMEKYDLEAIPVVNVHGKLLGRITIDDVVDVIKERAEQDIQMMAGISGPAEDDDSVWTLSKVRLPWLIIGMSGGMLGAKFIGLFEKDISLIPAMAFFIPLITATGGNVGIQTSSVVVQSLAKESGYGSFNFASFLKVLIVALINGIALSSLVFGLNMILGEDTKLAIIVSTALMSVVLLATVMGTITPLVLDKLGFNPALAAGPFITTANDLLGLAIYFLVAQSLYHL, encoded by the coding sequence ATGCAGTTTGAGTTGACAGAGGAATATTTGGATTCATTCATTCAGGCAGTCGATGCCAGAAAGAATTCATGGATCAGGGAGCAATTGGATGAATTGCATCCTCAGGATATATCTTCTGTAGTGCATGAACTGGATCCAGATCATTCTACATATGTAATAAAACTCCTTGAGAATGAAACCGGAGCTCAAGTCATTAGAGAGTTGGATTCCGACTATAGAAAAAAGCTTCTAAAGGAATTTACTCCCGATGAAATAGGTGCATACATTAGTTTCATAGATTCAGATGATGCTGTTGATATAATCAATGAGTTACCTGTTAAAACCAAGGAAGAAGTAATTTCCCTTGTTGATAACAAAGAGAAAGCTGATCACATCAGAGACCTGATTCACTATGATGAAGATTGCGCAGGTGGTTTGATGGCTAAGGAGTTGATTCGCGCGAACCTTAACTGGACTGTAACACAATGTATAGAGGAAATAAGAAGGCAGTCCAGAAATGTTTCCAGGATATATTCTGTATATGTTGTAGATAATCTTGATAAACTTCTGGGAATAGTGTCGCTTAAAAAGATGCTACTTGCAGATGATCATACATTGATTGCCGATATATATGAACCAGAGATAATTGCTGTAGAAACATTTATCAGTGCTGAAGAGGTATCGCAGATTATGGAAAAATATGACCTTGAAGCGATCCCTGTGGTAAATGTGCATGGAAAGCTTCTTGGCCGAATTACTATTGACGACGTTGTAGACGTTATTAAAGAAAGAGCTGAGCAGGATATTCAGATGATGGCTGGTATCAGTGGTCCTGCAGAAGATGATGATAGTGTATGGACTTTATCTAAGGTAAGATTACCCTGGCTTATTATCGGTATGTCCGGAGGTATGCTGGGGGCAAAGTTTATAGGACTTTTTGAAAAAGATATAAGTCTGATTCCGGCAATGGCATTTTTTATCCCATTGATTACAGCTACAGGAGGAAATGTTGGAATACAAACTAGTTCAGTTGTTGTTCAGTCATTGGCAAAAGAGTCGGGATATGGATCATTCAACTTCGCTAGTTTTTTGAAAGTCTTGATTGTAGCACTTATTAACGGAATTGCGTTGAGCTCTCTTGTATTCGGTTTGAATATGATTTTAGGAGAGGATACAAAGCTGGCAATTATTGTTTCTACAGCACTTATGAGTGTTGTCTTATTAGCAACAGTAATGGGCACCATTACACCATTGGTATTAGATAAGTTAGGTTTTAATCCTGCCCTTGCTGCCGGTCCTTTTATTACGACAGCCAATGATCTTCTAGGGCTCGCAATTTATTTTCTTGTAGCGCAGTCGCTTTATCATTTATAA
- a CDS encoding NAD(P)-dependent oxidoreductase, producing MKFIIVDEMHPSIVSMLEGIGIVPDYRPSVTRMDLLKIVMNYEGLIVRSKVKIDKELLDLATNLKIIARAGAGLDQIDIEEVNRRNIKVVNAPEGNRDAVGEHAVGMLLSLMNKMQTGDKEVRNRIWKREKNRGYEVGGLTIGIIGYGNMGKAFAKRIKGFGCRVIAYDKYISGYSDEFAQEVSIEDIFNNADVLSLHIPLTEVSRRMVNRKFIANFKKNFWLINTARGEVVQQEDLIEALDSGKIRGAALDVLENEKFETLTSVQKLNLENLVERENILFTPHVAGWTYESLVKINEVLVEKLRESIGRI from the coding sequence ATGAAATTTATTATTGTAGATGAAATGCATCCTTCCATAGTCTCTATGTTGGAAGGAATAGGCATTGTACCAGATTATAGACCATCTGTCACAAGAATGGATCTTTTAAAGATTGTGATGAACTATGAAGGACTGATCGTGAGAAGCAAAGTGAAAATTGATAAGGAGTTACTAGATCTAGCAACTAATTTAAAGATAATAGCTAGAGCCGGTGCCGGACTTGATCAAATTGATATTGAAGAAGTAAATCGAAGAAATATAAAAGTTGTAAATGCTCCTGAAGGAAACAGGGATGCAGTTGGAGAACATGCTGTAGGAATGCTTCTTTCATTAATGAATAAGATGCAAACAGGAGATAAGGAAGTGAGGAATAGGATATGGAAGAGAGAAAAAAACAGAGGTTATGAAGTAGGAGGGCTCACCATTGGAATAATTGGCTATGGCAACATGGGCAAAGCATTTGCTAAAAGGATCAAAGGTTTCGGATGCAGGGTAATAGCATATGATAAATATATATCAGGATATTCGGATGAATTTGCGCAAGAAGTTTCCATTGAAGATATATTTAATAATGCGGATGTTTTAAGTCTGCATATTCCATTGACAGAAGTCTCGAGAAGAATGGTCAATAGAAAATTTATCGCAAACTTTAAAAAGAATTTTTGGTTAATAAATACAGCCAGAGGAGAGGTTGTGCAACAGGAAGATTTAATTGAAGCATTGGACTCGGGTAAGATAAGAGGGGCGGCATTAGATGTTCTTGAAAACGAAAAGTTTGAAACATTAACATCGGTACAAAAACTTAATCTTGAAAATCTGGTTGAAAGAGAAAATATACTGTTCACCCCGCATGTAGCAGGGTGGACCTATGAGTCATTGGTTAAAATTAATGAAGTATTAGTTGAAAAACTCAGAGAATCAATAGGTAGGATTTGA
- the greA gene encoding transcription elongation factor GreA, which produces MAYTYYTEEGLRKLKDELAMLKTRGRADMAKQIAEARDKGDLSENAEYDAAKDAQGLLELKISKLEDVVANARIIDESNIDTSKVSILSNVKIKNKKTNAIVNYILVSEEEADLKSGKISVKSPIGKGLLGKKIGDSAYIDVPAGKLEFEILDISR; this is translated from the coding sequence ATGGCATACACATATTACACAGAAGAAGGACTTAGAAAGTTAAAGGATGAGCTTGCTATGCTCAAAACCAGAGGGCGTGCCGATATGGCTAAGCAAATAGCAGAAGCTCGTGACAAAGGAGATTTAAGTGAGAACGCAGAGTATGATGCAGCGAAAGATGCTCAGGGATTGCTTGAATTAAAAATCAGTAAATTGGAAGACGTAGTTGCCAATGCGCGTATTATCGATGAGAGTAACATTGATACTTCCAAAGTATCAATTTTATCTAATGTTAAGATAAAAAATAAAAAGACTAATGCTATTGTCAACTATATATTAGTATCTGAAGAAGAGGCGGACCTAAAGAGTGGAAAGATCTCTGTAAAATCACCAATTGGCAAAGGTTTGCTTGGGAAAAAAATTGGAGATTCCGCATATATAGATGTTCCTGCAGGAAAACTTGAGTTTGAAATCTTAGATATCAGCAGATAA
- a CDS encoding HIT family protein yields the protein MASIFTKIINGEIPGYTIAEDDRCYAFLDISPLVVGHTLVVPKTEIDYIFDMDDELLAHLHVFSKKVAKAVQKAVPCKRIGIAVIGLEVPHTHIHLVPMNSANDLNFTRPKLTVAKEVMEETQKKIKSYL from the coding sequence ATGGCAAGCATCTTTACAAAAATTATAAACGGTGAAATTCCAGGTTATACAATAGCTGAGGATGATCGCTGTTATGCATTTTTGGATATTTCTCCTTTGGTAGTAGGGCATACGCTTGTAGTGCCTAAAACAGAAATCGATTATATTTTTGATATGGATGATGAGCTGCTGGCTCACCTTCATGTGTTCAGCAAGAAAGTTGCAAAGGCTGTGCAAAAGGCTGTTCCTTGCAAGAGAATTGGTATTGCAGTCATTGGTCTTGAAGTTCCGCATACCCATATTCATCTTGTGCCTATGAACTCTGCGAACGATCTCAACTTTACAAGACCTAAACTTACTGTTGCAAAAGAGGTGATGGAAGAAACTCAGAAAAAAATAAAGAGTTATCTTTAA
- the ruvC gene encoding crossover junction endodeoxyribonuclease RuvC, with protein MISKGKEIEKDKIILGVDPGTTIMGYGLIHIRKSKIDLLQFGVIHLSKYSNHGIKLSKIFERVVQLIDEYHPDEMAIESPFYGKNVQSMLKLGRAQGVAIAAAISREVPISEYAPKKVKQSVTGNGNASKEQVSSMLCTLLKIQEAPKLFDATDALAVALCHHFQGGPLKVTSGNWSSFLKDNPDRIVSGKKNNRE; from the coding sequence ATGATTTCTAAAGGAAAAGAAATAGAGAAGGACAAAATAATTTTAGGTGTAGATCCAGGTACCACGATTATGGGGTACGGCCTTATCCATATCCGAAAAAGCAAGATTGATCTCCTGCAATTTGGAGTAATTCACCTGAGTAAATATAGCAACCATGGAATAAAATTAAGTAAAATTTTTGAAAGGGTTGTGCAGCTGATAGATGAATACCATCCGGACGAAATGGCAATCGAGTCTCCTTTTTACGGAAAAAATGTTCAGTCTATGCTCAAACTGGGGAGGGCTCAGGGAGTAGCAATTGCAGCGGCAATCTCCAGGGAAGTTCCCATTTCGGAATATGCTCCCAAAAAAGTTAAACAATCTGTTACCGGTAATGGAAATGCTTCCAAAGAGCAGGTATCTAGTATGCTTTGTACCTTGCTAAAAATCCAGGAAGCTCCTAAATTATTTGATGCTACAGATGCACTTGCGGTTGCACTTTGTCACCATTTTCAGGGTGGACCATTGAAAGTGACATCTGGCAATTGGTCATCCTTTCTCAAAGACAATCCTGATAGAATAGTATCTGGCAAAAAAAATAACAGAGAATAG
- a CDS encoding lysylphosphatidylglycerol synthase domain-containing protein yields the protein MQVNHILSALKEKINPNFSLLIKSLVFIVSLSIIFYTVNKKDQLTGNYFFEIINSWKSNSWMICFAFLLMPINWGIEGLKWKLLASKVEKTSFFCALEGVICGTAFGFITPHGLGDYLGRILNMKSKERSKALGAIFLSRIAQFYSTIYFGSISVFFLLFSWFSFSESQKKVIIITLLLFHILLPALFFFRENILRYLEESKGLKLIASYFLIIKKYDLREILLVIALSASRYLIFLFQFVLVFNFFRVKTDLFFQFLAVPFVLLVKSVIPTIFDLGVREAAVVFIFEGKSVDLQMVLYSSLTVWLLNVLTPSMVGLFLIFRLKIKGPF from the coding sequence ATGCAAGTTAACCACATCCTCTCGGCTTTAAAAGAGAAAATTAATCCCAATTTTTCCCTTTTAATTAAGTCATTGGTATTTATAGTTTCCTTATCCATTATTTTTTATACAGTAAATAAAAAGGATCAACTTACCGGAAATTACTTTTTCGAAATTATAAATTCCTGGAAAAGTAATTCATGGATGATCTGTTTTGCTTTTTTATTAATGCCAATAAACTGGGGAATTGAAGGTTTAAAATGGAAGCTTCTAGCTTCTAAAGTAGAGAAAACTTCTTTTTTTTGTGCCTTGGAAGGAGTTATATGTGGAACTGCTTTTGGGTTTATTACTCCTCATGGACTAGGAGATTATCTCGGCCGAATCTTAAATATGAAAAGTAAGGAGAGGTCCAAAGCTTTAGGTGCAATATTTCTGAGCAGGATAGCACAATTTTATTCTACTATTTATTTTGGTAGTATTTCGGTTTTCTTTTTACTCTTCTCGTGGTTTTCATTTTCTGAATCACAAAAAAAGGTCATTATAATTACCTTGCTTTTATTTCATATACTGCTACCGGCTTTATTTTTTTTTCGAGAAAATATTTTAAGATATCTGGAGGAAAGCAAAGGATTGAAACTCATTGCCAGTTATTTTCTGATTATTAAAAAATATGATCTGAGAGAAATCTTATTGGTGATTGCACTATCAGCTTCCCGATATCTCATTTTTCTGTTTCAATTTGTTTTGGTATTCAATTTCTTTCGTGTCAAAACCGATTTGTTTTTTCAATTTCTAGCAGTTCCATTTGTCCTTCTAGTTAAATCTGTAATACCTACAATATTCGATTTAGGAGTAAGGGAAGCGGCTGTAGTATTTATTTTTGAGGGGAAAAGTGTTGATTTACAAATGGTATTGTATTCTAGCCTTACAGTCTGGCTATTGAATGTATTGACACCTTCAATGGTGGGATTATTTCTTATTTTCAGGTTAAAAATTAAAGGACCATTTTGA
- a CDS encoding glycosyltransferase, whose amino-acid sequence MLIVIAPFFLIYAVALIWAVFKWRKMELWSRNLDVSPGKFVSVIIPVRNEELNILSLLTDLSNQRYPKSKFEVIVIDDGSVDFTVTFVQEYLEMTDIQLSVLYSGDYQSDAAPKKKAIEYGISKAKGDLILTIDGDCRCGEDWIATMAGMLEVSDSKMVCGPVGFYSKGTLFEKMQQIEFSAVMGTGGVCLGSGFPTMANGANLCYEKEAFYEVGGFTGFEKIASGDDEFLMHKIYEKYPGKVLFACKKEALVMTYPKDSVKEFLEQRKRWAGKWKMHKNKRNQYLALFIFLVNFLFLVSGAYSLVDKMGLLVFAAFAIVKFVTEFIFLKQVSRLLDHQFNLIEFAITWAFYPFYVITIGLLSNSGSFVWKGRDIKN is encoded by the coding sequence ATGCTAATAGTTATTGCTCCATTTTTTTTGATTTATGCAGTTGCCCTTATTTGGGCCGTTTTCAAATGGAGAAAAATGGAATTGTGGTCCAGAAACTTAGATGTATCGCCAGGTAAGTTTGTGTCAGTTATTATTCCTGTAAGAAATGAAGAACTGAATATTTTAAGTTTGCTTACAGATTTATCTAATCAACGATATCCTAAGAGTAAATTTGAAGTGATTGTCATCGATGATGGCTCTGTGGATTTTACAGTAACTTTTGTGCAGGAGTATCTGGAAATGACGGATATTCAGTTATCTGTCCTCTATTCTGGAGATTATCAATCAGATGCAGCTCCAAAGAAAAAGGCGATCGAATATGGAATCTCAAAAGCTAAAGGTGATTTAATATTGACGATAGACGGGGATTGCAGGTGTGGTGAAGACTGGATTGCAACAATGGCAGGAATGCTTGAAGTATCAGATTCTAAAATGGTTTGTGGACCGGTAGGGTTCTATTCTAAGGGTACATTGTTTGAGAAGATGCAGCAAATTGAATTCAGTGCAGTTATGGGAACCGGAGGTGTTTGCCTGGGGTCAGGATTTCCTACGATGGCCAATGGTGCAAACTTGTGTTATGAAAAAGAGGCATTTTATGAGGTCGGGGGATTTACCGGATTTGAAAAGATTGCCTCAGGAGATGATGAATTTCTTATGCATAAAATTTACGAAAAGTATCCCGGTAAAGTATTATTTGCATGTAAGAAAGAAGCGTTGGTGATGACTTATCCTAAAGATTCAGTTAAAGAATTTTTGGAACAAAGAAAGAGGTGGGCTGGTAAATGGAAAATGCATAAGAACAAAAGAAATCAGTATTTGGCGCTATTTATTTTTTTAGTGAATTTTTTATTTTTAGTTTCGGGCGCATATTCATTGGTGGATAAAATGGGATTGCTTGTTTTTGCAGCTTTTGCCATAGTAAAATTTGTTACAGAGTTTATATTTCTGAAACAGGTTTCTCGGCTTTTAGATCATCAATTTAATCTTATTGAATTTGCAATTACATGGGCCTTTTACCCGTTTTATGTTATAACTATTGGATTATTAAGTAATTCTGGTAGTTTTGTCTGGAAAGGAAGAGATATTAAAAACTGA
- a CDS encoding ABC transporter permease, translating to MVKSKENTVKTPSYYVRKRLWKNKPAIAGFIVIVLAHIIAILGYLIMPDHTPNANDGSALIKKKPIGFECTLLKFRKNREIERGNFLEKMYMGQESDFIIQPVSSYQIKNLKVYYSLFGKEDETESADIVAVTKNLFVGSSPKLKPDSIYNYSVKDDVITYLDLNEKTVQITREELLRDFLDHNIEKREYLLGTDKAGRDILSRLLFGTRISLSIGFISVLISILVGVTLGALSGFFGGTTDKFIMWLMTVVWSIPSIMLVIAISLALQSRGVWVAFVAVGLTMWVEVARVVRGQILSLKEKLYVEAAKALGVGDLRIIFVHILPNIVGPLIVIATANFASAILIEAGLSFLGLGVQPPMPSWGMMVNEGYGSMLAKDSGYLVVLPSLCICILVLAFNLFGNGLRDAYDPQSAVKW from the coding sequence GTGGTTAAGTCGAAAGAGAATACCGTCAAAACACCTTCTTATTATGTTCGCAAGCGGCTATGGAAAAATAAGCCAGCAATTGCCGGATTTATAGTTATTGTTCTTGCTCACATTATTGCAATTCTAGGTTATTTAATAATGCCAGATCATACTCCTAATGCGAATGATGGCTCCGCACTTATTAAAAAGAAACCAATAGGGTTTGAATGTACTTTGTTGAAATTCAGAAAAAACAGAGAAATTGAGAGAGGCAATTTTCTGGAGAAGATGTATATGGGACAAGAAAGTGATTTTATTATTCAACCTGTCAGTTCCTATCAGATTAAAAACCTTAAGGTATATTATTCCCTTTTTGGAAAAGAGGATGAAACAGAATCTGCTGATATCGTAGCTGTTACTAAGAACCTTTTTGTAGGCTCTTCCCCAAAACTTAAGCCGGACTCTATCTACAACTATTCTGTGAAAGACGATGTCATTACCTACCTTGATTTAAATGAAAAGACAGTTCAAATCACAAGAGAGGAATTATTAAGAGATTTTCTGGATCATAATATAGAAAAAAGAGAGTATCTGTTGGGAACAGATAAGGCGGGTCGCGATATCCTGAGCAGGTTATTATTTGGTACACGTATTTCACTTTCAATAGGATTTATTTCAGTATTAATTTCTATTCTAGTGGGCGTCACTCTAGGTGCTTTGAGCGGATTTTTCGGCGGAACAACTGATAAGTTTATAATGTGGCTTATGACCGTAGTTTGGTCTATTCCAAGCATTATGCTTGTTATCGCTATCAGCCTTGCTTTGCAAAGCAGAGGGGTTTGGGTGGCATTTGTAGCTGTAGGATTAACGATGTGGGTAGAAGTGGCAAGAGTTGTGAGGGGGCAGATCTTAAGCTTAAAGGAAAAGCTTTATGTTGAAGCTGCAAAGGCTCTAGGAGTAGGTGATCTCAGAATTATCTTTGTGCATATCCTTCCTAACATTGTTGGGCCTTTGATTGTAATTGCTACAGCAAACTTCGCATCTGCAATCTTGATTGAGGCAGGGTTAAGTTTTCTTGGTCTTGGAGTACAACCACCAATGCCTTCCTGGGGCATGATGGTTAATGAAGGTTATGGATCAATGCTGGCAAAAGATTCTGGCTATCTGGTAGTACTTCCAAGTTTGTGTATTTGTATTCTTGTATTGGCATTTAACTTATTCGGAAACGGCTTAAGAGACGCATATGATCCCCAAAGCGCCGTCAAATGGTGA
- a CDS encoding PP2C family protein-serine/threonine phosphatase has translation MIPKAPSNGEKEGGLENSLQLKQLELNSLLEVTQAINFNLPEESLYKIFYFTLIANLKIKKFALYVFDSGWSCKVNYGTKTNFKSIELDQSFFNVSKISKLEKTANHFSEFDLLIPVAHKSQLLALVFIGGLELGEENTDVSFVQTFANIITVAIENKKLARKELQQEAFRKELEIARDVQSHLFPTSLPDNKRVVIEADYLPHQSIGGDYYDYVPLNDDEFFICVADVSGKGIPAALLMSNFQACLRTMLRQTSDLKKIITELNYITRLNARGERFITFFAMIVDLKSRKARYINAGHNPAIIIQDGNAETLDSGTTILGIFEDLPFLSEEILEIKENSLLFLYTDGVTETSNIEEEEFGMERFVQLLRENTAQENQVIHKKLMEDLNAFKGKMTFPDDITFVSCKIKGF, from the coding sequence ATGATCCCCAAAGCGCCGTCAAATGGTGAAAAAGAAGGTGGGTTGGAAAACTCGTTGCAACTAAAGCAGCTGGAGTTAAACTCTCTACTTGAAGTAACGCAGGCAATTAATTTTAACTTGCCCGAAGAATCTTTATATAAGATATTTTACTTCACTTTAATAGCCAATCTTAAAATCAAGAAATTTGCCCTTTATGTTTTTGATTCTGGTTGGAGCTGTAAAGTCAACTATGGCACAAAAACGAATTTTAAATCTATTGAATTAGATCAATCATTTTTTAACGTTAGCAAAATATCGAAACTGGAAAAGACAGCTAATCACTTTTCTGAATTTGATTTGCTGATTCCTGTTGCACATAAATCACAATTGCTTGCTTTAGTATTTATTGGAGGCCTGGAGCTTGGTGAAGAAAATACAGACGTGTCTTTCGTTCAGACTTTTGCCAATATCATTACTGTGGCAATTGAGAATAAAAAGCTTGCAAGAAAAGAACTTCAACAGGAAGCATTCCGAAAGGAGCTTGAAATTGCAAGAGATGTGCAATCACACTTGTTCCCTACCTCTCTTCCTGATAATAAAAGAGTAGTAATAGAAGCTGATTACCTACCACATCAGTCAATAGGAGGAGATTATTATGATTATGTACCATTAAATGATGATGAATTTTTTATTTGTGTAGCTGATGTATCTGGAAAGGGAATACCTGCAGCTCTTTTAATGTCTAATTTTCAGGCCTGTTTGAGAACGATGTTAAGGCAGACATCAGATCTAAAAAAAATTATCACAGAGCTTAACTACATTACACGTCTGAATGCCAGGGGTGAAAGGTTTATTACTTTCTTTGCTATGATTGTTGACCTGAAATCCAGGAAGGCTAGATATATTAATGCCGGTCACAATCCTGCCATTATTATTCAGGACGGGAATGCTGAAACCCTGGACAGTGGCACAACTATTTTAGGGATATTTGAAGATCTACCATTTCTTAGTGAGGAAATTCTGGAAATAAAAGAAAACTCCCTGTTATTCTTGTATACAGATGGTGTTACGGAAACATCAAATATAGAAGAAGAAGAGTTTGGTATGGAACGATTTGTTCAATTGTTAAGAGAAAATACAGCTCAGGAAAATCAGGTAATACATAAAAAACTTATGGAAGACCTGAATGCCTTCAAAGGAAAAATGACATTCCCTGATGATATAACTTTTGTTTCTTGTAAAATCAAAGGCTTTTAA